The Lycium barbarum isolate Lr01 chromosome 9, ASM1917538v2, whole genome shotgun sequence genome has a segment encoding these proteins:
- the LOC132611973 gene encoding uncharacterized protein LOC132611973: MDAKYVTAKHRQEQLRRLYELKQGSKTVEEFYDEFEKARMALDLEEDEEQLIIRFKDGGYGHMAKECPTRRTMLILDDSTVQEQESEPEDGNEKELDHDLEKPEGEEDDLPEMFLVVRRNLSTISLENEEDVQRENLFHARCRVKGKVFSLIVDGGSCANVSSQTLVEQLKLPTLKHSRPYQLQWLNECGEVRVTKQVLVKFKIGAYQDEVKCDVVPMQACHLLLGRPWQYDRVVIHDGRANTYAVQSEGKSLILKPLSPKQAIEDYCQMKELKEAAKSKASIVTDPKSTSPSLGNEKVCAIMQPGEYFKGNDENKMMIFLVHKGIFLSDSDDLSNANQFSSFVENLLPDFVYVFPEEMPSGLPPLRGIEHQIDFVPGSQIPNKPAYRCNPEDTKEIQRQVNELLNKGLVRESLSPCAVPVILVLNKDGTWRMCFDCRAVNKITVKYRHPIPRLDDMLDELSGSCWFSKIDLRSGYHQIRMKPGDEWKTAFNTNFGIYEWLVKPFGFSNAPSTFMRLTNHVLKPFINRFVVVYFDDILVYSKAVDEHVDHLRQVFDVLRKEKLYANLKKCAFCVERVVFLGFVVSASGVEVDESKVEAIRDCPTPSSVTQVRSFHGFS; the protein is encoded by the exons ATGGATGCTAAGTATGTCACTGCCAAGCATCGTCAAGAGCAACTCCGAAGGCTCTATGAATTGAAGCAGGGTTCTAAGACCGTAGAAGAGTTCTATGATGAGTTTGAGAAAGCAAGAATGGCTCTTGATCTTGAAGAAGACGAGGAGCAGCTTATCATTCGATTCAAAGATGG GGGATATGGGCATATGGCCAAAGAGTGTCCTACTCGGAGGACCATGCTTATTCTTGATGATAGCACTGTTCAAGAACAAGAAAGTGAACCAGAAGATGGCAATGAAAAAGAACTTGATCATGATCTTGAGAAGCCGGAAGGAGAAGAGGATGATTTACCCGAAATGTTTCTTGTGGTGCGGAGAAACTTGAGCACTATAAGcttggaaaatgaagaagatgTGCAAAGGGAGAATCTTTTTCATGCTAGGTGTAGGGTAAAGGGGAAGGTTTTTTCATTGATTGTGGATGGAGGAAGTTGTGCTAATGTTTCTAGCCAAACTTTGGTTGAGCAATTGAAACTGCCTACATTGAAACATTCCCGACCCTACCAGTTACAATGGCTCAATGAGTGTGGTGAAGTGCGAGTTACAAAACAGGTTTTGGTTAAGTTCAAGATAGGAGCTTACCAAGATGAGGTAAAATGTGATGTGGTACCAATGCAGGCATGCCATTTACTTTTGGGAAGGCCGTGGCAATATGACAGAGTTGTGATTCATGATGGCCGAGCCAACACATATGCAGTTCAAAGTGAAGGTAAGAGTCTCATACTCAAGCCTTTGTCACCAAAGCAAGCTATAGAAGATTATTGTCAgatgaaggagttgaaggaagcGGCTAAAAGTAAGGCTAGTATTGTGACCGATCCTAAGTCCACATCACCATCGCTGGGTAACGAAAAGGTATGTGCAATCATGCAACCGGGAGAGTACTTTAAAGGTAACGATGAAAACAAAATGATGATTTTCCTAGTGCATAAAGGTATTTTCTTGAGTGATAGTGATGATTTGTCTAATGCTAATCAATTTTCAAGTTTTGTTGAGAATCTTTTACCagattttgtgtatgtatttccCGAGGAGATGCCAAGTGGACTGCCTCCCTTGAGAGGAATTGAGCATCAAATAGATTTTGTGCCCGGATCCCAAATTCCGaacaaaccagcctataggtgtaATCCGGAAGACACCAAGGAAATCCAAAGGCAGGTTAATGAGCTCTTAAACAAGGGGTTGGTACGGGAAAGTTTGAGTCCGTGCGCCGTTCCGGTCATACTTGTGCTAAATAAAGACGGAACATGGAGAATGTGTTTCGATTGTAGAGCCGTCAACAAGATCACGGTAAAGTATCGTCATCCTATTCCTAGGTTAGACGACATGTTAGATGAGTTAagtggttcttgttggttttctaAAATTGATCTTAGGTCCGGCTaccatcaaatccggatgaaaccggGTGATGAATGGAAGACCGCATTCAATACCAATTTTGGTATCTATGAATGGTTAGTGAAGCCATTTGGCTTCTCTAACGCACCGAGTACTTTCATGAGATTGACGAATCATGTGCTTAAACCATTCATAAATAGGTTTGTTgtggtttattttgatgatattcttgtgtaTAGTAAAGCTGTGGATGAACATGTTGATCACTTAAGGCAAGTCTTTGATGTTTTGAGAAAagagaaattgtatgctaatctGAAAAAGTGTGCCTTTTGTGTTGAACGTGTTGTTTTTCTTGGTTTTGTTGTGAGTGCTAGTGGCGTTGAAGTCGATGAGTCAAAAGTAGAAGCTATTAGGGATTGTCCTACCCCGTCTAGTGTTACTCAAGTGAGAAGTTTTCATGGGTTTTCCTAG